From Terriglobales bacterium, one genomic window encodes:
- a CDS encoding VWA domain-containing protein, which yields MLKVLRVGKSCCLALFLVAAAWAAADEPGQAAPSAKRNDDSALQTLRVEVEVVNVFFNVKDKRGALVPNLTRDRFEVFEEGAPQTIKYFAAESDQPLTLGLLMDTSGSVRSILDAEKRVGMAFLNEVIGSKDLAFLVTFDVNVDLLQDFTNSKSRLRQGFEKARINTGGGDGVIIPGGGGNPVPTSKPRGGTKLFDAVYLASREKLASEVGRKAIIILTDGQDEGSFYDIKQAIEAAQKADTLCYVLLIVDRGFYGGYPYSGPGDMEKLAEQTGGRMIEIKKMEQLKEAFDQIAQELRSQYSIGYTPSNTTRDGGFRRIQIKSTDGYKIQARQGYYATKASN from the coding sequence GTGCTTAAAGTGTTGCGCGTGGGCAAATCATGCTGTCTGGCGTTGTTTCTGGTTGCGGCCGCATGGGCGGCGGCCGACGAACCCGGGCAAGCTGCGCCCTCCGCCAAGCGCAACGACGACTCCGCCTTGCAGACCCTGCGGGTCGAGGTCGAGGTCGTCAACGTCTTCTTCAACGTCAAGGACAAGCGCGGCGCTTTGGTGCCCAACCTCACCCGCGACCGCTTTGAGGTCTTTGAAGAAGGCGCCCCGCAGACCATCAAGTATTTCGCGGCAGAGTCCGACCAGCCCCTCACCCTCGGCCTGCTCATGGATACCAGCGGCAGCGTCCGCTCGATACTGGACGCCGAGAAACGAGTCGGCATGGCCTTCTTGAACGAGGTCATCGGTTCCAAGGACCTGGCCTTCCTGGTCACCTTCGACGTCAACGTGGACCTGCTGCAGGACTTCACCAACTCCAAATCACGCCTGCGGCAGGGATTCGAGAAAGCGCGCATCAACACCGGCGGGGGCGACGGCGTGATCATCCCCGGGGGCGGCGGCAATCCCGTGCCCACCTCCAAGCCGCGTGGCGGCACCAAGCTGTTCGACGCCGTCTATCTAGCTTCGCGCGAAAAGCTGGCCAGCGAAGTAGGCCGCAAGGCCATCATCATCCTCACCGATGGCCAGGATGAGGGCAGCTTCTACGACATCAAGCAGGCCATCGAAGCGGCCCAGAAAGCCGATACCCTCTGCTACGTCCTGCTCATCGTGGACCGCGGCTTCTACGGCGGATACCCCTACTCCGGTCCGGGGGACATGGAGAAGCTGGCTGAGCAGACCGGGGGACGCATGATCGAAATCAAGAAAATGGAGCAGCTCAAGGAGGCGTTCGACCAGATCGCCCAGGAGTTGCGCAGCCAGTACTCTATCGGCTACACGCCCTCGAATACCACCCGCGACGGCGGCTTCCGCCGCATCCAGATCAAGTCCACCGACGGATACAAGATCCAGGCCCGCCAGGGCTACTACGCCACCAAAGCCAGCAATTAG
- a CDS encoding VWA domain-containing protein, translated as MRVARKVAAWSVAMMLVSVLAAAQNVPDAPSATRPPPQTNPFPAPDPNAPKRPATEPPPEDSATSEPQPAQAPAAPSAEIKTVPAGQAPAKGQEDELTVFSVTVNSVFVPVTVRDNSGRLVDGLQARDFQVLEDGVPQRIRFFTSDPLPLSTAVIIDTGMPDKAMRKVAGTLEALGGAFSQFDEVTLFTFANTVEHRLDWSAVTDQFVTAMKRENYVGRTGGVPVTTGPMAAGPTVNGAPFDPGRPRVTAIRREAKVLNDAILAAALDLAKRDRKRRKMIFIISDGAEEGSAAKYDDVLKVLLTNEIAVYAVAVDAAAIPVYGSIRDVRFPGMGWGNILPRYALATGGDVFSEFNRSAIETAYARLTTTARNQYTLGYQTPGTVAGNYRTIEVRVMRPDLRVYARDGYYPLPPPRQQNPGQ; from the coding sequence GTGAGGGTGGCGCGCAAAGTAGCCGCATGGTCGGTGGCGATGATGCTGGTCTCCGTGCTGGCCGCAGCCCAGAACGTGCCGGACGCGCCCTCCGCCACCCGTCCTCCGCCACAGACCAATCCGTTTCCAGCTCCTGATCCCAACGCACCTAAACGGCCGGCGACCGAACCGCCCCCCGAGGACAGTGCTACGTCCGAGCCACAGCCGGCGCAGGCGCCGGCGGCGCCCTCAGCGGAAATCAAGACGGTGCCCGCGGGCCAAGCTCCGGCCAAAGGCCAGGAAGACGAGTTGACGGTTTTCAGCGTCACAGTCAATTCAGTCTTCGTTCCGGTGACCGTGCGCGACAACTCCGGGCGTTTGGTGGACGGCCTGCAGGCCCGGGACTTTCAGGTTCTCGAAGACGGCGTGCCGCAGCGCATCCGCTTCTTCACCAGCGATCCGTTGCCGCTTTCCACCGCCGTCATCATCGACACCGGCATGCCGGACAAGGCGATGCGCAAGGTAGCCGGGACGCTGGAGGCTCTGGGCGGAGCCTTCAGCCAGTTTGACGAAGTCACGCTCTTCACCTTTGCCAACACGGTGGAACATCGCCTGGACTGGAGCGCGGTGACCGACCAGTTCGTGACCGCCATGAAGCGGGAGAATTACGTGGGACGCACCGGCGGGGTGCCCGTCACCACCGGGCCGATGGCCGCAGGCCCGACGGTGAACGGGGCGCCGTTCGATCCCGGGCGTCCACGCGTAACCGCCATTCGCCGCGAGGCCAAGGTGCTGAACGACGCCATCCTGGCCGCCGCGCTCGACCTGGCCAAGCGCGATCGCAAGCGGCGCAAAATGATCTTCATCATCAGCGACGGCGCGGAGGAAGGCTCTGCCGCCAAGTATGACGACGTGCTCAAGGTGCTGCTGACGAATGAGATCGCCGTATACGCCGTGGCGGTGGATGCGGCCGCCATTCCGGTGTACGGCTCCATCCGCGACGTGCGTTTCCCGGGCATGGGCTGGGGCAACATCCTGCCGCGCTACGCCCTGGCCACCGGCGGCGACGTATTTTCCGAGTTCAACCGGAGTGCCATCGAGACTGCCTACGCGCGCCTGACTACTACCGCCCGCAATCAGTACACGTTGGGTTACCAAACGCCCGGTACCGTGGCGGGCAATTACCGCACCATCGAGGTGCGGGTGATGCGCCCGGACTTGCGGGTGTACGCGCGCGACGGCTACTATCCGCTGCCCCCGCCTCGCCAGCAGAATCCCGGGCAGTAG